A segment of the Halocatena salina genome:
ATCCACAAGACGATCTTTCTCATCGAGGGCAGCGGCCCAATCAATCGTCGGCTCATCCTCACTGTACTGGACCGCATCGAACTCCGTTCGGGTCGGTTCGAACGCAGCGTGTCCGACTGCAAGGAGGTGTTTACTCGGGACACAGCCGACGTTGACACAGGTCCCACCGAGCGGCAGCCCGGTGTTCACGATCGCCGTCGAGAGGCCGCGCTGACTCGCCCCAGTCAGTGCAGCGAAGGCGGCTGCCCCGCCGCCCAGAATCACGAGATCGTACTCCATTGTAGCAGTTATTTCAATATCTGTTTTGATATTAGAACATATGTCCCTTCCGGCTCGTTAGAGATCCGAAAGAATAGCATGAAGGGACCAAAACTCCTTTACAAAATACTACAATAGATGTTGTAATAAGTATGCGCCTCCTCCAATCAAATGAAGATGTCAACGACGCACGCGCAACCATCTTTCGTGCACTCGGTGATCCAAACCGTTTGCGTATCTTCCAGACGCTCGCTGAGGCAGACGAGCCGTTGAATGTGACCGCGATCTGTGATCGGACGGACCTCGAAGCGAATCTCGTTTCCCATCACCTCCAATGTTTGAAAAACTGCCAGCCCGTCGATTCCGAACGCGACGGTCGCCAGAAATTCTACGAAGTGAGCCGGTCTGAGGCCGTTGAGATGGTCGCACTCGCCGATGAGTGTATCCGGCAGAACATCGAAAGCATCCTCGGCTGTGATATCGTGACGCAGACCGACGACAGAGTCGAACAACGTTCGACAAGCAGCCGGATGCAGTCCGGCGACGATGACGACTAACACTGACGAGCACGAACGGACATCGCTGTTAACTGCCGCCGGGGCTGGCGGCGCAGGTCGCCTGTTGTCTGGCACTCGAACGCCTCGGCGGTGCCGCAGTACTTGGTGGATTCACAGCCACGATCTGTGAACCCCGGCAGGCCAAGTTGGACACTCCACGCAATCAGCAGGAACGGGAGTGAGCCGAAGAATCCGACCGAAAACCACCCGGACGCGGCGATGATCATCCCGTGGAACCGACCCGGGGCTTCGGCGTCCTTGAATCGTCGATGGAGCAGCCAGCCAATTCCCAACGGAATGACTGCAGAGACCAGTAGTGCCGGAAGCGCATAGTACTCACCCCAGACGATCGGCACGGCAATCGAGACCAGCATTAGTCCGCCAAGCGCCTCTAGGATGCGACCGATGTCTCGGCCGACTGTTGCAACGGATCCGTTCATACGCTCTCTGTGTTGTCAATTAAAGCTACCACGATTGTCACGAAATTCAACGTTATCATCTCATTCAACTCGATCTTCATAATGCCCAAAGATATCAGTAATTTCCGGGTCTGCACCGACACCAGAGTACACTGTCAGTAGATCACCTTTCTTGATGGTTGTATTACCGCGCGGAGTGATTGGATGATCGTGTCCGTCACGTTCGGTTGCAACAACGAGCATCTCATCAGTGATTAGTCCCGCCTGTGTGGCTTGTTGGAGCGTTTTCCCTACGATAGGTGCCTCTTCGGTGACTGTGATCTCGAAGACCTCCGCGTCCTTACCAATACACATATAGTCTACAATCGCTGGCCGTGTCATGGCCCGAGACAGATACTCGGCGATCAGCTGTTGTGGGTTCTCTATCGTGTTGACACCGATCTGCTCGAAAAGCCCCATGTGCTCTGGGTTGTGGACGACCGAAAGAATCGCAGGAATCTCGAATTCCTTCGCAAGCAGGCACGTCATCACGTTCGTTGCGTCCTGATCCGTTGTCGAGATGAGCGCATGGGCCTGTTCGGCATCGGCATCCTCTAACGTGTCTTTCGTTGTAGCGTCGACGTTCAACATCGGACAGTAAACCGGTCAGCGGCCCGATTCGCGCGTTTTTTTGTCACGCTCAATGACGACGACCTCATTGCCTGACTGCGTCGCAATATCGATAAGCGGTGTTCCGATATCGCTTGCGCCGATAGTGATAATGTACATAGTGATCATACCTCCAGTCTCTGCATGAGCGCTTCACGAACTGACATAGGCGATTCCTCCGGACCGCGTGCCATTACAACAGTTTGAGGGACTTCTGCGCCGATTTTCTCAGGGAGCGACCCAAAGACAGCCTGTGAAATCGTCCCTGACCGTGTTGCACCGACACACACCGTGTCGTATTCCTGAACTGCCTCGATAATCGCCTGTTCAGTATCCGCAGCGACCGCCACCTTAGCATCGTACGACATGTATTCGATTTCAGCACGTTCGACTAACTCGGCAATCACTGCTTCACCACGCTCGGTGGGTGAGAGCCCCTCGTCACTCTCGGACTCTGATGACTGAACGTTGAGAAGCATCAACGACGCTTCGTCGGATGCGGCAACGAACTCAGCAGCACGCCGGGCCGCAACCGGCGCGTGTGGCCCTTCACCAGCAAGCACCATAACGTCCCCTTCACCGCGTCCGCCTTCGGGCCCGAGTTTCACTAGCGTCGCGTCACACGGTGCACGCCCAATCACGGGATCGATCGTTGACCCGAGAACGTGTTCACGTCTACTCCGGGTACCTTGCCAACCAAGCAGGACGTGCTCTGCGTTTTCCTCTTCAATCACGTCCAAGATGACAGATCCAGCATCACGACCGACAATCGCGCGTGTCTGGAGGCCGATATCGAGGTCGGTGGCAATATCACGGGCGGATTCCAACAGTTCTTGCTGTCGTTCGACGCGCTCCTCTTCGAAGGTGAGATCCTGTGAGAGCGATGTCTGGCGGGGAACTTCGATGACGTTGACCGCGATTACCTCAGCGTGTTGGTCCTCGTGAGCGTATGCGCTGGCCGCAGCCATCCGGAGGAGATCCCGTTCAGTCTCCGGATTCGCAACCGGGACGACGACGCGATAGCGCCCTTCACCATCTGCCATCGCAGTGGGCTCGGGCGCGATTGCTTCACCGACGAGGCTAGTACTAGGTGCTCGATCACGGGCGAACCAAAAGTACCAGAGCACA
Coding sequences within it:
- a CDS encoding ArsR/SmtB family transcription factor, which codes for MRLLQSNEDVNDARATIFRALGDPNRLRIFQTLAEADEPLNVTAICDRTDLEANLVSHHLQCLKNCQPVDSERDGRQKFYEVSRSEAVEMVALADECIRQNIESILGCDIVTQTDDRVEQRSTSSRMQSGDDDD